In Candidatus Marinimicrobia bacterium CG08_land_8_20_14_0_20_45_22, the genomic stretch CCAACTGGCAGATCTTCTGTTATTTGTAGTTGATGCGCGATCACATTTGGCTGATTTCTATGACATTTTACCAACAAAAACCGATGAAGTAATCATCGTTATTAACAAGTCAGACATTGCTGATTATAAAACCACCTTGAACCTTCAAAATGAATTGTCGGAATATAAAACGATTGTGGTTTCTGCAAAAAAAAGAATTGGAATTCACGAGTTGTCTACCATAATGGTTAACTACGTAAAAGGTAAGCAACCATCCGAAGAATATTTCGTCCTGACCCAAAAACGTCATTTTCTTGAACTAAAAAAAATGTCGGGTTTTTTAAAACACGCCGAGTCAAGTTTGAAACATCTTACAACAGCCGAAATGATTGTCATAGATTTACGCCTTGCATTGTCTTGTCTTGATGAGATTCTTGGCAAAACGGTTAATGATGACATTCTAAATAACATCTTCAATAAATTTTGTATCGGGAAGTGAGCGGTTTCACGTGAAACGGACGGACTTTGATATTATTGTGATCGGTGGCGGACACGCGGGCATTGAAGCCTCACTGGCTTCTGCTAGACTTGGCATAAAGACACTTCTCATTACCCTATCAATCGATTCTATTGGGCGAATGTCCTGCAATCCCGCGATTGGTGGGCTCGCTAAAGGCCATCTTGTTACCGAAATAGATTCTCTCGGCGGAGAAATGGCAAAGGCGACCGACGCTACCGGTATTCAATTTAAAATGCTTAACATGTCAAAGGGTCGTTCTGTTTGGTCTCCTCGCGCTCAGGCGGATAAAATCAAATATTCTCTTTACATGCAAGGCGTCCTTCAATCTCAAGATAATTTGTCAATACTCGAAGATTGTGCAACGGGCATCTTGGTGGACAACAATACTCTTATTGGCGTTCTTTCCGAAAGTCATGGCGAGATTTCCTGTAAAAAAGCCATATTAACCTGTGGCACTTTTCTTAATGGACTTATTCATATCGGCTTGGATCATTTTCCTGGCGGCAGAATCGGCGAGAGGCCAGCATCCGGTCTTACGGAATCTTTAGTTAGAGCGGGAATAATTTCCGGACGATTAAAGACTGGGACCACCCCCCGTATCCGTAAAGATTCCATTGATTTTTCAAAAACCATTGTCCAATATGGAGACGAAAAGCCATTTCCCTTTTCCTTCTTAACCGAGAATTTTTCTCCCCCCAATATTCCGTGCTATATAACAAATACAAATCCCCATACACACGAGATATTGCGCGGAGGATTGGATCGCTCTCCGCTTTACGCTGGAATTATTAAAAGCATTGGACCTCGCTATTGTCCGAGCATTGAAGACAAAATAGTCCGATTCCATGAGCGCGCCTCCCATCAAATATTTCTCGAGCCCGAATGGACTAACGCAGATGAATACTACGTGAATGGTTTCGCCACGAGTCTTCCTATAGACATCCAGTTAAAATCGCTTCATACGATCCCGGGATTAGAAAATGCGGTTATTGTTCGTCCTGGCTACGCTATAGAATACGATTTTTTCCCATCTTACCAATTAAACTCCTGTCTGGAAACGAAAAAAATAAGCGGCCTTTATCTTTCCGGTCAAATAAATGGCACTTCTGGATACGAAGAGGCGGCCGCACTTGGACTTGTCGCCGGTATTAACGCCGCGCTTAGTTTAAAGAAAGAATCGCCTCTTGTTCTTGGGCGCGATGAATCCTATATTGGTGTTTTGGTCGACGATCTCATCACCAAAAGCCCGGAAGAACCCTACAGGATGTTTACTTCAAGCGCAGAACATCGATTACTCCTGCGTTTTGATAATTCCGATATTCGTTTAGCAGAAAAAGGGTATAAAACCGGATTGACCCCACCGACTATCTATAAAAACGCCACCGAGAAAAATCGTATTCTTACAGAATCTCTTCGCTACCTGAAAACCCACTCCTTGTCATTAGATCACACAAACCAAATTTTATCCCGCATTCAACGGGCGCCCGCTTCCGGGAGTTTTACTCTTTTTAAACTGCTTTGTCGCCCAGAGATTCACTATCAACACATTGAACCCTATCTTCCACAAGATATCTCTTCGGCAATTAGATCCTTTCGTGATTTAGGAGATCAGATTGAAGTAGAATCAAAATATGAAGGCTATATAAAACGCAACCGAATTCTCGTCGATTCATTCAAATCTCACGAAGGGATTAGGATTCCTCTCGATTTTAATTACAGAAATATTTCTTCATTAACCATTGAAGCTCGTGAAAAATTGACTAAATTCAGGCCAGAGACGCTCGGTCAGGCCTCCAGAATTCCAGGGGTTTCGCCTTCCGATGTAACGTCGCTTTTAATATTATTGAGAAAATAACCACGGGTTTCACGTGA encodes the following:
- a CDS encoding tRNA uridine-5-carboxymethylaminomethyl(34) synthesis enzyme MnmG, whose protein sequence is MKRTDFDIIVIGGGHAGIEASLASARLGIKTLLITLSIDSIGRMSCNPAIGGLAKGHLVTEIDSLGGEMAKATDATGIQFKMLNMSKGRSVWSPRAQADKIKYSLYMQGVLQSQDNLSILEDCATGILVDNNTLIGVLSESHGEISCKKAILTCGTFLNGLIHIGLDHFPGGRIGERPASGLTESLVRAGIISGRLKTGTTPRIRKDSIDFSKTIVQYGDEKPFPFSFLTENFSPPNIPCYITNTNPHTHEILRGGLDRSPLYAGIIKSIGPRYCPSIEDKIVRFHERASHQIFLEPEWTNADEYYVNGFATSLPIDIQLKSLHTIPGLENAVIVRPGYAIEYDFFPSYQLNSCLETKKISGLYLSGQINGTSGYEEAAALGLVAGINAALSLKKESPLVLGRDESYIGVLVDDLITKSPEEPYRMFTSSAEHRLLLRFDNSDIRLAEKGYKTGLTPPTIYKNATEKNRILTESLRYLKTHSLSLDHTNQILSRIQRAPASGSFTLFKLLCRPEIHYQHIEPYLPQDISSAIRSFRDLGDQIEVESKYEGYIKRNRILVDSFKSHEGIRIPLDFNYRNISSLTIEAREKLTKFRPETLGQASRIPGVSPSDVTSLLILLRK